A single genomic interval of Chitinophaga sp. 180180018-3 harbors:
- a CDS encoding DNA mismatch repair protein, translating to MILHTDEQTIDDLRIFGKRDVGGIYDIYNNTHTRGGETILEEMFRNPLSDKDSINKRSSIIAGFSRLNVAFPFNSSLFDMAEKYLAIGDAQTKSANQQVTLSEKEINNGVTAVIELIQQTNQFIQGSDISAIAAYAPERTAIAALLADPALEPALNEKQPGKLSYGAITAYDLLFRTRERNKIAQLLGYIYYLDVYASVAKVATDRKFIFPKALDKGPCKLKLEGVYHPSLSNPIGNNVMMNGTRNVIFLTGANMAGKSTFLRSLSTALYIAHMGFPVAARAMEFAVLDGIYTTINLPDNLGIGASHFYAEVLRVKKIAAELNSGKALLVIFDELFRGTNVKDAHEATVAVTAAFAKKHNSMFVISSHIVEAGEDLEQHAGIGFLYLPTRMNGHTPEYTYTLEEGITDDRHGMLIIRNEGILDILKNGKKPVK from the coding sequence ATGATCTTGCATACAGACGAACAAACAATTGATGATCTCAGGATTTTTGGAAAAAGGGATGTGGGCGGTATCTATGATATCTATAATAATACCCACACCCGCGGTGGCGAAACGATCCTGGAAGAAATGTTCCGTAATCCGTTGTCAGACAAAGACAGCATCAATAAACGAAGCAGCATTATTGCCGGGTTCTCGCGCCTGAATGTTGCGTTCCCGTTCAACTCATCACTGTTTGATATGGCAGAGAAATACCTGGCTATCGGCGACGCACAAACGAAAAGCGCCAATCAGCAGGTAACGCTCAGCGAAAAGGAGATCAACAACGGCGTAACGGCAGTTATAGAACTTATTCAGCAAACCAACCAGTTTATACAGGGCAGCGATATTTCCGCCATTGCTGCCTATGCACCAGAGCGGACGGCCATTGCAGCATTGCTGGCCGATCCGGCCCTGGAGCCGGCACTGAATGAAAAGCAGCCGGGTAAGCTGTCTTATGGCGCCATCACTGCCTACGACCTGCTGTTCAGAACCCGCGAACGCAATAAAATTGCACAACTGCTGGGATATATCTATTACCTGGATGTATATGCCTCCGTAGCCAAAGTGGCTACGGACAGGAAATTCATATTTCCGAAGGCACTCGATAAAGGCCCCTGCAAGCTGAAACTGGAAGGAGTATATCATCCTTCCCTCAGCAATCCTATAGGCAACAACGTGATGATGAATGGCACGCGCAATGTCATTTTCCTGACCGGCGCCAACATGGCCGGGAAATCTACTTTCCTGCGCTCACTGAGCACGGCATTATACATTGCACACATGGGATTTCCGGTGGCTGCACGGGCCATGGAATTTGCCGTGCTGGATGGCATCTATACGACCATTAACCTCCCCGACAACCTGGGGATCGGCGCCAGCCACTTCTATGCAGAAGTGCTGCGCGTGAAAAAGATTGCTGCGGAACTTAACAGTGGCAAGGCACTGCTGGTGATATTCGACGAGCTTTTTCGCGGCACGAACGTAAAGGACGCCCATGAAGCTACGGTGGCCGTTACTGCTGCGTTTGCAAAGAAGCATAACAGTATGTTCGTTATTTCTTCGCATATCGTGGAAGCCGGGGAAGACCTGGAACAACACGCTGGTATAGGTTTCCTGTACCTGCCCACCCGCATGAACGGACATACACCGGAGTATACCTACACGCTGGAAGAAGGGATCACCGACGACCGCCATGGTATGCTGATCATCCGTAATGAAGGAATACTGGATATATTGAAGAACGGAAAGAAACCGGTGAAATAA
- a CDS encoding Gldg family protein: MKMIFKIAKTELRNLFYSPVAWFLTIAFMVQSGFYYSRELLNLAKWQDIALKNNPQFKDWGVPLTPGIFLGGDGIFSNALQNLYLFVPLLTMGLISREINNGTIKLLYSSPVKTREIVFGKYLAIMLYNFMLVSIVGIFMMMGMVQIKSADYGMLLSAALGFYLLVCTYTAIGLFMSSLTNYQIVSAIGSFIIIFILGRIGGLWQKYDFVRDLTYFLSISGRTVKMLRGLITTADVIYFLMIIFMFVSFTLIKLKAGRESKSWLIRVSRYIVVVVIVLATGYFSSRPAFIGYWDTTARKINTLHPNTQQIIKEMGNGPLEVTLYTNLLGGGAIKGFPENRNDYLWNLWEPYLRFKPDIKFNYVYYYDTDDNDSTLYKMWPGKNLEQIAKQMAEGFELNPSMFKAPAEVRKMINLQPERYRVVMEVKYNGRRTFLRTFDDPTFWPEELQVAPALKRLLQAKMPKLTFLTGNLERDIYKKGEREYYGLTQNKAEREALINIGFDSDSLSGETHEIPDSIATLVLADPKTELSPAKKENIRRYLDRGGNMMLLGEPGKQQILNPVLQQLGIQLEEGTLVELSKDEMPHMIKPYITRAATYLAGSGFFTDLRTMMEQGDTIPQLMPGAAPITILDSSKYKTEALLTTFNGRDWLKKGALVVDSAAPVFSPQEGDTRAVSYATAVSLTRQAGNRQQRIIVMGDADFMSSLRQGGGAMSKAMFSWLDYGAFPIYTPKPKPVDTLLRISPAGANTVKWLFVWILPALVALAGTILLIRRKRQ; encoded by the coding sequence ATGAAGATGATATTCAAAATTGCGAAAACGGAACTCAGGAACCTGTTTTACTCTCCGGTCGCCTGGTTTTTAACGATCGCATTCATGGTGCAGTCCGGGTTTTATTACAGCAGGGAGCTGTTGAACCTCGCCAAATGGCAGGATATAGCTTTGAAAAATAACCCTCAGTTCAAGGATTGGGGCGTTCCATTGACACCTGGTATTTTCCTCGGCGGCGATGGCATTTTCAGTAATGCTTTACAGAACCTCTACCTGTTTGTGCCACTCCTGACGATGGGGCTCATCAGCAGGGAAATCAATAACGGTACTATCAAGCTGCTCTATTCTTCGCCGGTGAAAACAAGAGAGATCGTATTCGGAAAATATCTCGCTATCATGCTCTATAATTTCATGCTCGTATCTATTGTAGGTATCTTCATGATGATGGGAATGGTGCAGATAAAATCGGCCGACTATGGCATGTTATTGTCTGCCGCACTGGGATTTTATCTGTTGGTATGTACCTACACGGCTATCGGACTTTTTATGTCGAGCCTGACTAACTACCAGATCGTTTCCGCGATTGGCAGCTTTATCATCATATTTATACTGGGCCGCATTGGTGGCTTATGGCAGAAGTATGATTTTGTAAGAGATCTGACCTATTTTCTTTCTATATCAGGTAGAACTGTGAAGATGTTGAGAGGACTGATCACCACCGCTGATGTGATCTACTTCCTGATGATCATCTTTATGTTTGTATCGTTCACCCTGATAAAACTGAAAGCAGGCCGCGAATCCAAAAGCTGGCTGATAAGGGTATCGCGTTATATAGTAGTAGTGGTAATTGTGCTGGCCACCGGATACTTCAGCTCACGCCCGGCTTTCATTGGTTACTGGGATACTACTGCCAGAAAGATAAATACCTTACATCCGAATACGCAGCAGATCATTAAAGAAATGGGCAACGGCCCGCTGGAAGTGACGTTGTATACCAACCTCCTGGGAGGCGGAGCTATCAAAGGTTTCCCGGAAAACCGCAACGATTATTTGTGGAACCTGTGGGAACCATATCTCCGCTTCAAACCGGATATTAAATTCAATTATGTATACTATTACGATACCGACGACAACGATAGCACCCTGTATAAAATGTGGCCAGGCAAAAACCTGGAACAGATTGCCAAACAAATGGCAGAAGGGTTTGAACTGAACCCGTCGATGTTCAAAGCGCCGGCAGAGGTTCGTAAAATGATCAATCTGCAACCGGAACGTTATCGCGTGGTAATGGAAGTAAAGTATAACGGCCGCCGTACCTTCCTGCGCACGTTCGATGATCCTACTTTCTGGCCGGAAGAGCTCCAGGTGGCGCCTGCGTTGAAACGCCTGTTACAGGCGAAGATGCCTAAACTGACTTTCCTTACCGGCAACCTGGAAAGGGATATCTATAAGAAAGGAGAAAGGGAATACTATGGCCTGACACAGAATAAGGCAGAGCGCGAAGCGCTGATCAATATAGGATTCGACTCCGACTCACTTTCCGGTGAAACTCATGAAATACCGGATAGCATTGCTACCCTGGTACTGGCAGATCCTAAAACGGAACTGAGCCCGGCAAAAAAAGAAAATATCAGGCGGTATCTCGACAGGGGTGGTAACATGATGCTGCTCGGAGAGCCGGGTAAACAACAAATACTGAACCCGGTATTGCAACAGCTGGGAATACAGCTGGAAGAAGGCACACTGGTAGAACTCTCGAAAGATGAAATGCCGCACATGATTAAGCCCTATATCACCAGGGCAGCTACTTATCTTGCCGGCAGCGGTTTTTTTACAGATCTCAGAACCATGATGGAACAAGGGGATACTATTCCTCAGCTGATGCCTGGTGCTGCGCCCATTACTATACTGGATAGCAGCAAATATAAAACGGAGGCATTGCTGACCACCTTTAATGGTAGGGACTGGCTGAAGAAAGGGGCGCTGGTAGTAGACTCGGCAGCGCCGGTGTTCAGTCCGCAGGAAGGCGATACCAGGGCTGTTTCCTACGCAACGGCAGTATCGCTGACACGGCAGGCAGGCAACAGGCAGCAACGCATCATTGTAATGGGCGACGCTGACTTTATGAGCTCATTGCGGCAGGGCGGTGGTGCTATGAGCAAGGCTATGTTCAGCTGGCTCGACTATGGCGCTTTCCCCATCTATACGCCCAAACCCAAGCCTGTAGATACGCTGCTCAGGATTAGTCCGGCTGGCGCCAATACAGTGAAGTGGCTCTTCGTATGGATACTACCGGCCCTTGTTGCTTTAGCCGGTACCATATTACTGATCCGTCGTAAACGACAATAA
- a CDS encoding ABC transporter ATP-binding protein, with protein MSSILKIDRLSHKYSSAWAIRDINMEISQTGVVGLLGSNGAGKSTTMNIMCGVLNQTEGDVYINGIDIRKQPEEAKKEIGFLPQNPPVYTDLTVDEYLTYAAGLRLIEKNNIGKAVKEAKDRCGIAHFSSRLIKNLSGGYRQRVGIAQAIIHKPKLVVMDEPTNGLDPNQLIEVRKLIREIAREHTVLLSSHVLSEVHLLCREVVMIEGGRVIFSDTMDAFNNYVQPHSVLTRMENPPPVSELQKISGVTKVEMLSDRQIRIYFDGDQDITERIIAASVQNEWRLREISLDKSLLDDIFKQLSNQSLQ; from the coding sequence ATGAGCAGCATATTAAAAATCGACAGGCTTTCGCATAAGTACAGCTCTGCCTGGGCTATACGCGATATTAACATGGAGATCAGCCAGACCGGCGTAGTGGGCCTCCTCGGCTCCAACGGCGCCGGGAAGTCAACCACCATGAATATCATGTGCGGAGTATTGAACCAAACGGAAGGCGATGTTTATATCAACGGTATTGATATCAGAAAGCAACCGGAAGAAGCAAAGAAAGAAATAGGATTTCTGCCCCAGAACCCGCCTGTGTATACCGATCTGACGGTCGACGAATACCTCACCTATGCAGCAGGCCTTCGCCTGATTGAAAAGAATAACATCGGAAAAGCAGTCAAAGAAGCTAAAGACCGCTGCGGGATCGCGCATTTCAGCTCCCGCCTGATCAAAAATCTTTCCGGTGGTTATCGTCAACGTGTCGGAATCGCGCAGGCCATCATCCATAAACCAAAGCTGGTAGTGATGGACGAGCCCACTAACGGGCTTGATCCAAACCAGCTCATCGAAGTACGAAAACTGATCCGCGAAATTGCCAGAGAACATACCGTGCTGCTTTCCTCGCATGTACTCTCAGAAGTACACCTCCTCTGCCGTGAAGTGGTGATGATAGAAGGCGGCCGCGTTATCTTCTCCGATACCATGGATGCTTTCAATAACTACGTACAGCCACATAGCGTACTGACCCGCATGGAAAATCCACCACCGGTATCGGAACTGCAGAAAATCAGTGGCGTCACCAAAGTAGAAATGCTCAGCGACCGGCAGATACGCATCTATTTCGATGGCGATCAGGATATCACGGAAAGGATCATCGCCGCCAGCGTGCAAAACGAATGGCGCCTTCGGGAAATCAGTCTCGATAAAAGCCTGCTCGACGATATATTCAAGCAACTTTCAAATCAATCGCTCCAATAA
- a CDS encoding RagB/SusD family nutrient uptake outer membrane protein: MRIYQQIITTVISCLALAVTNSSCKKLVEVPAPISTISTPQVFNTESQANGAMAGIYTVMINGTSSALISDIWQRSFAAGLSTALGSLSSDEMYVYAGVQWPSWYYPNTNKLTRFTNDKVNGVWTSAYTAIYGANSVVEGIAASTSTTLKDSVKKALTGEAKYVRSLCYFYLTNFFGDVPLVLTTDFNKTSNMPRTPQAQIYQQMILDLKEASTTMGESYPTTSGERVRPNRYAAAALLARVSLYAGNYADAVAAATTVINNNAMYSLESDLNNVFLSTSKEAIWELKPTGQGTGIGNATPEGYGLGMGVGGYSALCLTNDMVKTFEPGDKRLAAWTGNFKGTGTNAVYYASKYKIGATNNSVSFPLEYYVVQRLAEMYLVRAEAAANGGPGGLTAAIADLNVIRNRAGLSALPATLGKDQVLAAVAKERRTELFSEWGHRWFDLKRTGKAHDVLSTIPLKQPWLGDYQLLYPIPTVELNVNHLLTQNPGY, encoded by the coding sequence ATGAGGATATACCAACAAATAATAACAACCGTCATTAGCTGCCTCGCATTGGCTGTAACAAATTCTTCCTGTAAAAAATTAGTAGAAGTGCCTGCTCCCATCAGTACCATCAGTACGCCGCAGGTTTTCAATACGGAAAGCCAGGCGAATGGCGCTATGGCCGGGATTTATACGGTAATGATCAACGGTACCAGTTCTGCCCTGATCAGCGATATCTGGCAACGATCATTTGCCGCAGGCCTTAGTACAGCGCTCGGAAGTTTATCGTCCGATGAAATGTATGTATACGCCGGAGTGCAATGGCCGTCCTGGTATTATCCCAATACCAACAAGCTGACACGTTTTACAAATGATAAAGTGAATGGGGTATGGACCAGTGCGTACACTGCCATCTATGGCGCTAACTCTGTAGTAGAAGGAATTGCGGCGTCTACATCTACTACTCTTAAAGATAGTGTAAAGAAGGCCCTCACAGGAGAAGCGAAGTATGTACGGAGTTTATGCTACTTCTACCTCACCAATTTTTTTGGTGATGTGCCACTGGTGTTGACTACAGATTTTAACAAGACATCTAACATGCCCAGAACGCCCCAGGCGCAGATCTACCAGCAGATGATACTTGACCTGAAGGAAGCTTCAACTACTATGGGTGAAAGCTATCCGACTACTTCCGGCGAAAGGGTACGCCCCAATCGCTATGCTGCTGCGGCTTTGCTGGCAAGGGTTTCACTCTATGCCGGCAATTATGCAGATGCGGTAGCTGCTGCTACAACGGTGATTAACAACAACGCCATGTACTCGCTGGAATCTGATCTGAACAATGTTTTCCTGAGTACCAGCAAAGAAGCGATCTGGGAACTGAAACCAACCGGGCAGGGAACGGGTATCGGTAATGCGACTCCCGAAGGATATGGCCTGGGCATGGGCGTAGGCGGATACAGTGCTCTCTGTTTGACAAATGACATGGTGAAAACGTTTGAGCCAGGGGATAAGCGGCTGGCCGCATGGACCGGCAACTTTAAAGGTACCGGAACGAATGCAGTCTATTATGCCAGTAAATATAAAATCGGCGCTACTAACAACTCCGTAAGTTTTCCCCTGGAATATTATGTAGTACAGCGCCTCGCGGAAATGTACCTGGTAAGGGCTGAAGCTGCCGCAAATGGCGGCCCAGGCGGACTTACAGCGGCTATTGCCGATCTGAACGTGATCCGCAACCGCGCCGGGTTATCTGCATTGCCGGCTACGCTGGGTAAAGATCAGGTGCTGGCGGCTGTTGCCAAAGAAAGACGTACAGAGCTCTTTTCGGAATGGGGCCACCGCTGGTTTGATCTGAAACGCACCGGCAAAGCACATGACGTGTTGTCGACTATACCGCTGAAACAGCCGTGGCTGGGGGATTACCAGTTGCTTTATCCAATCCCGACAGTAGAATTGAATGTCAATCATTTGCTCACTCAAAATCCAGGGTATTAA
- a CDS encoding SusC/RagA family TonB-linked outer membrane protein yields MLELSQHKQPARTNRLFKQWMLVFLLIAALGLPLIGKAQVISYSGKKVTLQQVFAEIKKQTSYAVVFNPEQVDVSQLVQVNAKSMTLDQFMKALLAGLPLNYTIVGNTIVVFKKTEKLPKELEQQLGAKDISGVTYDERTTLPVPGVTVFVSGTNKGAQTNERGEFTLKNVDDGDAVVFTSIGYEKLTLRAGGIGGHGLVKMKMATSELDQAVVQAYGITSKRLATGNITKVTAREIEEQPVMNPLLALQGRVPGLLVTQTNGYSSSPVKMEIRGRNSLGTNFTTDPLYIIDGVPLTVLNVGNTYSQVPGVSTGLIQSGFSATNGQSPLFGMNPKDIESIEVLKDADATAIYGSRGANGVIIITTKRGKAGKTAFSLDVKQGVVFVPKRWKLMNTSQYLQMRREAFRNDGAIPTPTTAPDLTLWDSTRYTDWQKQMLGTGYQTSVSASLTGGDEQTNFYVGTNYTRQQEMLKKSGSSQVAALNANVRHSSKDHKFSIMLGSEVNYTSVDAVGGISRAYTLAPNAPPIFDSKGNLNYAEWDKEQAGETFPFAALLQPTSSQINQFKSNLEVRYEIVKGLTFTTTGGYQFSSGSNKVTMPMASQNPAASPMGMAFFGTTKNSNWIVEPQLAYSRLIGKGDLSVQAGGSLQSVTTDGITQAGLGYGDDNLMGTIANAPIQSVTEGYSRYKYAAVFGRINYNWANKYIINLNARRDGSSRFGPGHQFGNFGSVGAAWILSEEKWMRQLMPAWMSFAKLRGSYGLTGSDGAIGDYQYLSQWSASSGGFPIPRYDGVQPFIPIHAVNPDYHWENNKKIEGSLALGFLNDKINLEAAYYKHRSGDQVTNYPTPLYTGFPSVVANWAAVVQNSGWEGSIRANLISRKDLSWSVFVNISTNKNILVSYPNIEKSPFYNIYQVGYSLSTKYKLHYLGVNPLTGQYAYEDHNKDGIVNLADGFLNADNYRAIDMNPKYYGGAGSQFSYKGFRLDFFFDYKRQLGVDPFMTATPGLMMNLPVKALENHWQKPGDNARYARFSALTGASATALNNSDGPIVDASYFRLNNLSISYDLPGAWVKRAHMESCRFFIQTQNLFTITKYPGLDPEVQDLNSPPSSRTVTGGFSFNF; encoded by the coding sequence ATGTTGGAATTAAGTCAGCACAAGCAACCGGCCCGGACAAACCGGTTGTTCAAACAGTGGATGTTGGTTTTTCTACTGATTGCCGCACTGGGCCTGCCCCTGATAGGAAAGGCGCAGGTGATCAGCTACAGTGGTAAGAAAGTGACACTGCAACAGGTATTTGCAGAGATAAAAAAACAAACCAGCTATGCCGTGGTATTCAATCCTGAACAGGTGGATGTTTCACAGCTGGTACAGGTGAATGCCAAAAGTATGACGTTGGATCAGTTTATGAAGGCGTTACTGGCAGGTTTGCCGCTGAACTACACCATCGTTGGTAATACCATCGTGGTATTCAAAAAAACAGAAAAGCTGCCAAAAGAACTGGAGCAGCAGCTCGGCGCAAAGGATATATCGGGAGTGACGTACGATGAAAGAACGACGCTCCCGGTACCCGGCGTCACCGTTTTTGTAAGCGGCACCAATAAAGGAGCACAAACAAACGAAAGAGGCGAGTTTACATTGAAAAATGTAGACGACGGCGATGCGGTTGTTTTTACCAGCATCGGCTACGAGAAACTGACTTTACGCGCAGGCGGCATTGGCGGACATGGCCTCGTGAAGATGAAAATGGCTACCAGCGAACTGGATCAGGCGGTGGTACAGGCTTATGGTATCACCAGCAAACGTCTGGCTACCGGTAACATCACCAAAGTGACAGCGCGGGAAATTGAAGAACAACCCGTGATGAACCCCCTGCTGGCATTGCAGGGCAGAGTGCCTGGTTTGCTGGTTACACAAACCAACGGCTATTCCAGCTCTCCGGTTAAGATGGAAATCAGGGGAAGAAATTCTCTGGGTACCAATTTTACAACAGACCCTTTGTATATCATCGATGGAGTGCCTCTCACGGTACTGAACGTAGGTAATACCTACAGTCAGGTACCTGGTGTATCTACGGGCCTCATCCAGAGTGGATTCTCTGCTACCAATGGTCAAAGCCCATTATTTGGGATGAATCCTAAAGATATCGAAAGCATTGAAGTGCTTAAAGATGCAGATGCCACGGCTATATATGGCTCACGTGGCGCCAATGGTGTGATTATTATCACCACCAAAAGAGGAAAAGCTGGTAAAACAGCTTTCTCATTGGATGTTAAACAGGGTGTGGTATTCGTACCCAAGCGCTGGAAATTGATGAACACTTCGCAATACCTGCAAATGCGCAGGGAAGCGTTCAGGAACGATGGCGCGATTCCTACTCCGACAACTGCTCCGGATCTTACCCTCTGGGATTCGACCCGGTACACCGACTGGCAGAAGCAAATGCTGGGCACCGGTTATCAGACTTCCGTATCCGCCAGTCTTACCGGCGGAGATGAACAGACTAATTTCTACGTAGGAACCAATTATACCAGGCAACAGGAAATGCTTAAAAAAAGTGGCTCCAGCCAGGTTGCCGCTTTAAATGCCAATGTCAGGCATTCCAGCAAGGATCACAAATTCAGTATTATGCTGGGCTCCGAGGTGAATTACACCTCCGTAGATGCTGTGGGAGGGATTTCCAGGGCTTATACGCTGGCTCCCAATGCGCCTCCCATATTCGACAGCAAAGGAAACCTGAATTATGCAGAGTGGGATAAAGAACAAGCCGGTGAGACTTTTCCATTCGCCGCATTGCTTCAGCCAACCAGCAGCCAGATAAATCAGTTCAAATCCAACCTCGAGGTCAGGTATGAAATAGTAAAAGGGCTTACTTTTACCACAACAGGCGGATACCAGTTTTCCAGCGGCTCCAATAAAGTGACGATGCCAATGGCGTCTCAAAATCCAGCCGCAAGTCCTATGGGCATGGCCTTTTTCGGTACCACGAAAAATTCTAACTGGATCGTTGAACCACAACTCGCTTATAGCCGCCTGATTGGTAAAGGAGATTTATCTGTGCAGGCAGGTGGTTCCCTGCAATCGGTAACTACAGACGGTATCACGCAGGCTGGCCTTGGCTATGGCGACGATAACCTGATGGGTACCATTGCCAATGCCCCGATTCAGTCAGTTACCGAAGGATATAGCCGCTATAAGTATGCAGCCGTATTTGGCCGCATCAACTATAACTGGGCTAACAAATACATCATCAACCTGAATGCACGAAGAGACGGCTCCTCCCGCTTCGGACCAGGCCACCAGTTTGGTAACTTCGGTTCCGTGGGCGCTGCCTGGATATTGTCGGAAGAAAAATGGATGCGGCAGTTAATGCCCGCCTGGATGAGTTTTGCGAAACTCAGAGGCAGCTACGGCCTGACCGGCAGCGATGGCGCTATCGGCGACTACCAGTATCTGTCGCAGTGGAGCGCCTCTTCAGGCGGATTTCCGATTCCCCGTTATGATGGCGTACAGCCTTTCATTCCCATCCATGCAGTGAACCCGGATTATCATTGGGAGAACAATAAAAAAATAGAAGGTTCTCTTGCGCTCGGATTCCTGAATGATAAAATCAATCTCGAAGCGGCCTATTACAAGCACCGCAGCGGCGACCAGGTAACTAACTACCCAACGCCACTGTATACCGGCTTCCCATCTGTTGTCGCCAACTGGGCGGCGGTGGTACAGAACTCCGGCTGGGAAGGATCTATCAGGGCTAATCTGATCAGCAGGAAAGACCTGTCGTGGTCCGTATTCGTTAATATTTCTACTAATAAGAATATACTGGTATCTTATCCGAACATAGAAAAATCACCTTTTTACAACATCTACCAGGTAGGATATTCCCTTTCAACAAAATACAAGCTGCATTATCTCGGCGTAAATCCATTGACAGGCCAGTATGCCTATGAAGATCATAATAAAGATGGGATAGTGAATCTTGCCGACGGTTTCCTGAACGCCGACAACTACCGGGCTATCGATATGAACCCGAAATATTATGGAGGCGCAGGATCGCAGTTTTCTTATAAAGGATTCCGGCTCGACTTTTTCTTCGACTACAAAAGGCAATTGGGAGTGGATCCGTTCATGACGGCTACACCTGGTCTGATGATGAATCTGCCCGTGAAAGCGCTCGAGAACCACTGGCAAAAGCCGGGCGACAATGCCAGGTATGCCCGTTTCTCCGCACTTACCGGCGCTTCCGCCACTGCGCTTAACAATTCCGACGGTCCAATTGTGGATGCTTCCTACTTCCGCCTGAATAACCTCTCCATCAGCTATGACCTGCCTGGAGCCTGGGTGAAAAGAGCGCATATGGAGAGCTGCCGTTTCTTTATTCAAACGCAGAATCTTTTCACGATTACGAAGTATCCGGGCCTGGATCCTGAAGTGCAGGATCTTAACTCTCCTCCATCTTCCAGAACAGTTACCGGTGGATTTTCATTTAATTTCTAA
- a CDS encoding FecR domain-containing protein, with protein sequence MEPNNFPVTDLLQKYLNGTITETESAELFALLRERAPENDGNVEAILQQAFDASFTEQPALSADAGKRILDRLMVSMENTQMPVWEDKRVRRLNRPWVRYAAAAVLLLAVGAGIQMLTGKHTPKTPLATTTPILSSGGNKAILKLANGEEIVLDSAHGSIAHQGNLNISNDSGKLDYAGKADVVEYHTLSTPRGGQYKLQLPDGTDVWLNAASSITYPTAFTGSERKVKVTGEAYFEVAKNKEQAFKVNIDGRASVEVLGTSFNVNAYTDENSIHTTLLEGSVKMVLHQQAVVLKPGQQALIVNDKMSVTDHTDLDMVMSWKNGSFQFDHARLDEVLKQMARWYDVEVAYEHGVPDIIFSGEIKRNLDLPQALTVLSTMGVRYRIEGRKLIVMP encoded by the coding sequence ATGGAACCGAATAATTTTCCTGTAACAGACCTGCTTCAGAAGTACCTGAACGGCACCATCACCGAAACGGAGAGTGCCGAGCTGTTTGCTTTGCTGCGGGAACGTGCGCCGGAAAATGATGGCAACGTGGAAGCCATCCTGCAGCAGGCATTTGATGCCTCCTTTACCGAGCAGCCGGCGCTCAGCGCCGATGCCGGCAAACGTATACTGGACCGGCTGATGGTTTCCATGGAAAATACGCAAATGCCGGTATGGGAAGATAAGCGGGTACGGCGTCTGAACAGGCCCTGGGTACGTTACGCCGCCGCGGCAGTATTGCTGCTGGCCGTAGGAGCGGGGATCCAGATGCTAACGGGGAAGCATACCCCGAAAACGCCGCTGGCAACTACCACGCCCATACTGAGCTCCGGTGGTAATAAAGCAATCCTGAAACTGGCCAATGGGGAAGAAATTGTGCTCGACAGCGCCCATGGCAGTATTGCTCATCAGGGAAATCTTAATATAAGTAACGATAGCGGTAAGCTCGACTATGCCGGCAAGGCAGATGTGGTGGAATATCATACACTATCAACCCCCCGGGGCGGCCAGTATAAACTGCAGCTGCCGGATGGTACAGACGTTTGGCTGAATGCCGCTTCCAGCATCACTTACCCCACCGCCTTTACTGGCAGCGAACGTAAAGTGAAGGTCACCGGAGAGGCTTATTTTGAAGTAGCAAAAAACAAGGAACAGGCATTTAAAGTAAATATCGACGGCAGAGCATCCGTGGAAGTGTTGGGGACCAGTTTTAATGTGAATGCTTATACAGATGAAAACAGCATACATACTACTTTGCTGGAAGGTAGTGTGAAGATGGTCCTGCATCAGCAGGCTGTTGTACTAAAACCAGGCCAGCAGGCACTCATCGTAAATGATAAGATGAGCGTAACCGATCACACAGACCTGGATATGGTGATGTCATGGAAGAACGGCTCTTTCCAGTTCGATCATGCCCGCCTCGATGAAGTGTTGAAACAAATGGCCCGCTGGTATGATGTGGAGGTAGCCTATGAACATGGCGTACCGGATATTATATTCAGCGGTGAAATAAAACGGAATCTGGATCTGCCGCAGGCATTGACAGTATTAAGCACGATGGGCGTTCGTTACAGGATTGAAGGAAGAAAGCTGATTGTTATGCCATAG